One Magnetovibrio sp. PR-2 genomic window carries:
- a CDS encoding NUDIX domain-containing protein, with protein sequence MTREVLLLRHAKAHKHTDAGDKQRELKDKGKRNAQRIGVWLAKNDKVPDCIISSPAIRAKRTAEKACKTAGLNADIILFDKRLYNAELKDVMSILKDAPKSARRVMLVGHNPSLEQTLVHLSQTPPPRNEKDGFLTKGTLAILETDETWKKIQKHTFKFVDVIEPSTLPRLFPFPDINGTEERARPAYYYTQSSVVPFRRTDDGLEVLIISSSKNKHWVIPKGIHDPGLTAEQSAAKEAREEAGVEGHVLPTQIGSYTYPKWDAECTVAVYPMDVTHVISEKDWEERHRGRKWVSVEEASRMVKNDDVKRIVADLSKALGGTP encoded by the coding sequence ATGACCCGCGAAGTCCTTTTGTTGCGACACGCCAAGGCCCACAAGCATACGGATGCTGGTGACAAACAGCGCGAGCTCAAAGACAAGGGTAAACGCAATGCCCAGCGCATCGGTGTGTGGTTGGCAAAAAATGACAAGGTGCCCGATTGCATCATCAGCTCACCTGCCATTCGCGCCAAACGCACGGCGGAAAAAGCATGCAAGACGGCTGGATTGAACGCAGACATCATTCTGTTTGACAAACGGCTCTATAACGCCGAGCTCAAGGACGTAATGTCCATTTTAAAAGATGCACCGAAGTCAGCACGGCGCGTCATGCTGGTCGGCCACAACCCATCCCTAGAACAAACGTTAGTGCATTTGAGCCAAACGCCACCGCCCAGGAATGAGAAAGACGGTTTTTTGACCAAGGGCACATTGGCCATTTTAGAAACCGACGAAACCTGGAAAAAAATCCAAAAGCACACCTTCAAATTTGTCGATGTCATCGAACCGAGCACGTTGCCCAGACTGTTTCCCTTCCCCGACATCAACGGAACCGAAGAGCGCGCGCGCCCGGCGTACTATTACACCCAGTCTTCGGTCGTGCCGTTCCGCCGCACTGACGACGGGTTGGAAGTGCTCATCATTTCGTCAAGCAAGAACAAACATTGGGTCATCCCCAAGGGCATTCACGATCCGGGCCTGACAGCCGAACAATCAGCGGCTAAGGAAGCCCGTGAAGAGGCGGGCGTGGAAGGCCATGTGCTGCCTACCCAGATCGGCTCTTACACGTACCCGAAATGGGATGCGGAATGCACCGTCGCGGTTTACCCCATGGACGTCACCCACGTGATCTCTGAAAAAGACTGGGAAGAACGCCACCGTGGACGCAAGTGGGTCTCGGTCGAAGAGGCTTCCCGCATGGTCAAAAATGACGACGTCAAACGCATCGTCGCAGACTTGTCAAAAGCTTTGGGGGGTACGCCATGA
- a CDS encoding histidine phosphatase family protein: MTKRYAVFLRHGDYHQREGAPSAHQPFGLTKAGRMQARASTLLLATMASSNGWRIHPVIHSSNLLRGWQTADIIRQELGGIERVDSFDDLAERGLGSAANLTVDEINAVIAADPRFDTPPTKWKSDSHYRLPLQGAESLMDAGERVAAHVRKALSQISQDNTMMIFVGHGAAFRHAAHVLGAMRFEDIAKHSMFHATPVALLDCADAPWQLSAGEWKVRAPQEEAMD, encoded by the coding sequence ATGACCAAACGATATGCCGTATTTTTGCGTCATGGGGACTACCACCAACGCGAAGGGGCGCCCAGTGCCCATCAGCCGTTCGGACTGACCAAAGCAGGCCGAATGCAGGCCCGGGCCTCGACGTTATTGTTAGCCACCATGGCCAGCTCAAACGGCTGGCGCATCCATCCTGTTATTCACAGCTCAAACCTCTTGCGCGGCTGGCAAACCGCCGACATCATCCGCCAAGAATTGGGTGGTATCGAAAGGGTCGACAGCTTTGACGATTTGGCCGAACGCGGACTGGGTTCTGCGGCGAACTTGACCGTAGATGAAATCAACGCGGTGATTGCTGCCGACCCCCGCTTTGACACACCGCCAACCAAGTGGAAAAGCGACAGCCACTACCGCTTGCCTTTACAAGGGGCAGAATCTTTGATGGACGCAGGCGAGCGGGTCGCCGCCCATGTGCGCAAGGCCTTGTCACAAATCAGCCAAGACAACACCATGATGATCTTCGTCGGCCACGGTGCCGCGTTCCGTCACGCAGCCCACGTATTGGGCGCCATGCGTTTTGAGGACATCGCCAAACATTCCATGTTCCACGCCACGCCCGTGGCCTTGCTCGATTGTGCTGACGCCCCTTGGCAACTGTCCGCTGGGGAATGGAAAGTCCGCGCGCCTCAAGAAGAGGCTATGGATTAG
- a CDS encoding GAK system ATP-grasp enzyme, translated as MSQPRIATIGIPGKWSTEVLADALEAKTGFRLVLDMAHISADLATNTLWAGDQNLCELDGIAVKKISQVYSPNTLDRIELLRIAEGRGVRVFSPAETIVRMIDRLACTVTLRNGDIPMPDTVATESVDAAMKAVDDFGAAVFKPLYSTKARGMCVIESSDDNIQEAIEAFRAQNPMMYIQKKLDLPGRDFGMVFCGGKYLGTYARVAQNDAWNTTINAGGKYALHEPPQSTIELAAKAQSLFGMDFTTVDVADTPDGPIVFEVSAFGGFKGAQEGIGIDAADIYADYMIEQVST; from the coding sequence ATGAGCCAACCGCGCATCGCCACAATCGGTATCCCCGGGAAATGGTCGACAGAAGTTTTGGCCGACGCATTGGAAGCCAAAACCGGATTTCGCCTTGTTCTGGATATGGCACACATTTCCGCTGATCTTGCCACCAACACACTGTGGGCGGGCGACCAAAACTTGTGTGAGCTGGACGGCATCGCTGTCAAAAAGATCAGCCAGGTCTACAGCCCCAACACCTTGGACCGCATCGAACTGTTGCGCATTGCAGAAGGGCGCGGCGTGCGAGTCTTTTCCCCGGCTGAAACCATCGTGCGCATGATTGACCGTTTGGCGTGCACGGTCACGCTGCGCAACGGTGATATTCCCATGCCCGACACGGTCGCCACCGAAAGTGTCGACGCCGCCATGAAAGCTGTCGACGACTTCGGGGCTGCCGTGTTTAAACCGCTCTATTCCACCAAGGCCCGCGGCATGTGCGTGATTGAATCCAGCGATGACAACATCCAAGAAGCCATCGAGGCCTTTCGCGCTCAAAACCCGATGATGTACATCCAGAAAAAACTGGACCTGCCGGGGCGTGACTTTGGCATGGTCTTTTGCGGCGGCAAATATTTGGGCACCTACGCCCGCGTGGCGCAAAACGATGCGTGGAACACCACGATCAACGCGGGCGGCAAGTACGCGCTGCACGAACCGCCCCAAAGCACCATCGAACTGGCAGCCAAGGCCCAATCGCTGTTTGGCATGGACTTCACCACCGTAGACGTCGCCGATACACCTGACGGCCCCATCGTCTTTGAAGTGTCCGCTTTTGGGGGATTCAAAGGCGCCCAAGAGGGCATCGGCATCGACGCCGCCGACATTTATGCCGACTATATGATTGAACAGGTGAGCACATGA
- a CDS encoding glutathione peroxidase, whose protein sequence is MFRLLTAFAITLVFALPAAAKTELSQFTFENLDGGDINLGDYDGKVLLVVNTATQCGNTHQLGSLQKAWEAHRDQGLVIVGISSNDFGQEPRKGEAIKEFCTTNFSVDFPMSDLTHVRGDKAHPFFKWVGMELGGKSQPSWNFFKYLIGSDAKPIDYFGTADDPLQSPLKDAIQSALQ, encoded by the coding sequence ATGTTTCGTTTGCTCACCGCTTTTGCCATCACACTCGTCTTCGCCCTGCCCGCAGCGGCGAAGACTGAGCTTTCACAGTTCACCTTCGAAAATTTAGACGGTGGTGACATCAATCTCGGCGACTATGACGGCAAAGTTCTCCTGGTCGTCAACACCGCAACCCAGTGCGGCAATACCCATCAACTGGGTTCATTGCAAAAAGCCTGGGAAGCGCACCGAGATCAGGGCTTGGTTATTGTTGGCATTTCCAGCAACGACTTCGGTCAAGAACCGCGCAAAGGCGAGGCAATCAAAGAATTCTGCACAACCAACTTTAGCGTCGACTTCCCTATGAGCGACCTTACGCATGTGCGCGGCGACAAGGCACACCCGTTTTTCAAGTGGGTGGGTATGGAGTTGGGCGGCAAAAGCCAGCCGTCGTGGAACTTTTTTAAATACCTGATCGGAAGCGACGCCAAGCCCATAGATTATTTCGGAACGGCAGACGATCCGTTGCAGTCTCCCCTGAAGGACGCCATTCAAAGCGCCCTTCAATAA
- a CDS encoding HprK-related kinase B has product MSNIAKQLSQGLELAEGQVVLGLSEYRIGLRSNSHELLEKLGVYFAHTLDAGEPDIEVIAYETAPQDLGLDFIDWKREPGKTGRKDAYVDVEDGRLVQKVRTGMVFLQSETHRIAAGPCLANDNQVINFINAQYMNWLQNNGELICHASGLVVDARCLGIAGFSGGGKSTLMLKVLDDDNVHYLTNDRLFIAKDNTHVRATGIPKLPRINPGTIVHNEKLKSILSPEQQEHFLSMPNEELWHIEDKYDVDVEDVYGEGKIAPTAKLKAFLVLNWTRDGETPCTFTQVDLAKRPELLERAIMKSPGPFYQFADGSFLQDDMPLDPAPYLDMLKDIPIFEVSGTIDFDAATQFCLEQMKG; this is encoded by the coding sequence ATGAGTAACATTGCTAAACAGCTGAGCCAGGGTTTGGAACTCGCCGAAGGCCAAGTGGTGTTGGGGCTGAGTGAGTATCGCATCGGCTTGCGCTCCAATTCACATGAGCTGCTGGAAAAGCTCGGCGTCTATTTTGCCCATACCCTGGATGCAGGTGAGCCCGACATAGAAGTCATTGCTTACGAAACCGCGCCCCAAGACTTAGGCCTCGACTTTATCGACTGGAAGCGCGAGCCCGGCAAGACCGGGCGCAAAGACGCCTATGTGGATGTGGAAGACGGGCGCCTCGTGCAAAAGGTGCGCACAGGCATGGTGTTTTTACAAAGCGAAACCCATCGCATCGCCGCAGGTCCGTGTCTCGCCAACGACAACCAAGTCATCAATTTCATCAATGCCCAATACATGAACTGGCTGCAAAACAATGGCGAGCTGATTTGTCATGCGTCGGGCTTGGTGGTGGACGCTCGCTGTCTGGGCATCGCCGGTTTTTCCGGAGGGGGAAAGTCTACCTTGATGTTGAAGGTGCTAGACGACGACAACGTTCACTACCTCACAAACGATCGGCTATTTATCGCCAAGGACAACACCCACGTGCGCGCCACGGGCATCCCGAAACTTCCGCGCATCAACCCCGGAACCATCGTGCACAATGAAAAACTCAAAAGCATCTTGAGCCCAGAGCAGCAAGAGCACTTCCTGTCTATGCCGAACGAAGAACTTTGGCACATCGAAGACAAGTACGATGTTGATGTGGAAGACGTCTACGGTGAAGGCAAGATCGCACCGACAGCTAAACTCAAAGCGTTTCTTGTGCTCAATTGGACGCGCGATGGCGAAACGCCGTGTACCTTCACGCAGGTCGATTTGGCGAAACGTCCAGAACTGTTGGAACGCGCCATCATGAAATCACCTGGACCGTTCTACCAGTTTGCCGACGGTTCCTTTTTGCAAGACGACATGCCTTTGGACCCGGCACCCTATCTGGACATGCTAAAAGACATTCCCATTTTCGAAGTCAGCGGCACCATAGATTTCGACGCTGCCACGCAATTTTGTCTTGAGCAAATGAAAGGTTGA
- a CDS encoding metallophosphoesterase family protein encodes MKTEKRPPPVLDYHGASRLNVRLPREGRDWTHGGPKSIAKDGDNLNILVQTLSQVNEQKLWSWPKRQHFFFSDLHGDPDAFVASLVASGGVKKTGKKHNDFSLTQSGRKATFVIGGDCFDKGPSSLELLRTIKGLIDTGARVRLLAGNHDVRVKLGLSTVGQKRDDHNEHFFIRTGQKIIPLIKEVWGVYLKDGKGLKGVPHKKECRRRLYPSVDWFDHFPDIAQDSVRPAQIKRELGRIHKKQDRFEAQCKEVGLNLRHVYAAAMKWQDLFLQPDGEFAWFYKKLRLSYRAGSFLFVHAGLDNVIAKRLRNEGVKVLNQEFREALYGKPFDFYYGSLCNTIRTKYRNVDQPFSQKGARHVRQAGISAVVHGHRNLHYGQRLAGCKNLLSFECDASVDRQTRSKERVRGRGAAVTIIEPQGRVLGVSSDYPYVKVFEPEATLKALKKDKSKLRRKS; translated from the coding sequence ATGAAAACCGAAAAACGCCCCCCTCCCGTTTTGGATTACCACGGTGCTTCGCGCTTGAATGTGCGCCTCCCCCGCGAAGGGCGCGACTGGACCCATGGCGGACCGAAATCCATTGCCAAAGATGGCGACAACTTGAATATCTTGGTGCAAACGCTGTCCCAAGTGAACGAGCAAAAACTCTGGTCTTGGCCGAAACGCCAGCACTTTTTCTTTTCCGATTTACACGGCGATCCAGATGCATTCGTCGCATCCTTGGTTGCGTCGGGCGGTGTAAAAAAGACCGGTAAAAAACACAACGACTTCTCCCTCACCCAATCCGGGCGCAAAGCCACTTTTGTCATTGGCGGGGATTGTTTCGACAAGGGGCCAAGCTCTCTTGAACTGCTGCGCACCATCAAAGGATTGATTGACACAGGTGCGCGGGTGCGCCTGTTGGCGGGCAATCACGATGTCCGTGTGAAGCTGGGCCTTTCGACCGTGGGACAGAAACGAGACGACCATAACGAACACTTTTTCATCCGCACGGGACAAAAAATCATCCCGCTTATCAAAGAAGTGTGGGGTGTGTATCTCAAAGACGGCAAGGGCCTGAAAGGCGTTCCCCACAAAAAGGAATGTCGCCGCCGTCTATATCCATCCGTCGATTGGTTTGATCATTTCCCAGACATCGCCCAAGATTCAGTGCGCCCGGCCCAAATCAAACGCGAGCTGGGCCGCATCCACAAAAAACAAGACCGCTTTGAAGCACAATGCAAAGAGGTGGGGCTCAACCTGCGCCATGTTTATGCTGCGGCAATGAAATGGCAGGACCTGTTTTTACAGCCCGATGGAGAATTTGCATGGTTCTACAAAAAACTGCGCCTCAGCTATCGCGCAGGATCGTTCTTATTCGTACATGCCGGGCTGGATAATGTCATCGCCAAACGTTTGCGCAATGAAGGCGTTAAAGTCTTAAACCAAGAATTCCGCGAAGCTCTGTACGGCAAGCCTTTCGATTTCTATTACGGCTCTCTTTGCAACACCATTCGCACCAAGTACCGCAATGTCGATCAACCTTTTTCCCAAAAAGGCGCACGCCATGTGCGCCAAGCCGGCATCAGCGCCGTTGTGCACGGCCATCGCAATTTACATTACGGCCAACGCTTGGCGGGGTGCAAAAACCTGCTGAGTTTCGAATGTGACGCCAGCGTTGACCGTCAAACCCGTTCCAAGGAACGGGTTCGCGGTCGCGGGGCTGCTGTGACGATTATCGAACCCCAAGGGCGTGTGCTCGGGGTCTCGAGCGACTATCCATATGTCAAAGTCTTCGAGCCTGAAGCCACGCTGAAGGCGCTGAAAAAAGACAAGTCTAAACTGAGGCGGAAATCATGA
- a CDS encoding phosphotransferase: MRIPKPVRDNLYFLLAETSSQIANLQVLLETASASVAQRIMDRRGYTYNLKMRIHDGCIETLRANKKGTVNIYSLRAAEALATDLERLTDICHDCVGFMSNLKRKETLKKRPFAKLLNDILQGLDMVETALDEDDTRVALKIGKIERKLDREYDKLFRQHLKDVRKSKVPGDVMTSLIIAQRIEEMGDVLLDVSESIISAKLGKPMHIDRFRSLETALSDLGLIDADVETIAETKSGSGISGISPANSDEPGYVAIFKDGQKDKLIEERDSVESWHDIYPGLAPQILSYKKKGKNAALLIEHLPGLTFEHILLQEDDEHLARALKRLTKTLKAVWGETKKKKAVPALHMRQLKKRLKSVQDIHPDFARPPKSVCGTKVASLEDLLARAETLEQKFAPPFSVYIHGDFNLDNIIFDSDGKKIHFVDLHRSCYMDYVQDVAVFMVSNYRLQVLDKTTRRRIHDVVVDFHAFAHEFAQKNGDKTFELRLALGLARSFITSTRFILDQTLARNMYLRGLYILERLNSVSAKNAKSFKLPIEELFS, from the coding sequence ATGCGTATTCCCAAGCCCGTTCGGGACAATTTGTACTTTTTGCTGGCCGAAACCAGTTCACAAATTGCCAACTTGCAAGTGCTGCTGGAAACGGCGTCCGCATCCGTGGCGCAGCGCATTATGGATCGGCGGGGCTATACCTATAATTTAAAGATGCGCATCCACGACGGCTGCATCGAAACCTTGCGCGCCAACAAAAAGGGCACCGTGAACATCTATTCCTTGCGCGCGGCGGAAGCCTTGGCCACGGACTTGGAGCGCCTCACCGACATCTGCCACGACTGCGTCGGGTTTATGAGCAACTTGAAACGCAAAGAGACCCTCAAAAAACGACCCTTCGCCAAATTGCTGAACGATATCTTGCAAGGTCTCGACATGGTTGAAACGGCCTTGGACGAAGACGACACGCGCGTGGCACTGAAAATCGGCAAGATCGAACGCAAGTTGGATCGGGAATATGACAAGCTGTTTCGCCAACACCTCAAAGACGTGCGCAAAAGCAAAGTGCCGGGCGATGTGATGACCTCGCTGATCATCGCTCAACGCATCGAAGAAATGGGCGATGTGTTGCTGGATGTGAGCGAATCCATCATCTCCGCCAAGCTTGGCAAGCCCATGCACATCGACCGCTTCCGCTCACTGGAAACGGCGTTGTCGGATTTAGGGCTTATTGACGCAGATGTGGAAACCATTGCCGAAACCAAATCCGGCAGTGGCATTTCCGGCATTTCGCCTGCCAACAGCGACGAACCCGGCTACGTCGCCATTTTCAAAGATGGACAAAAAGACAAGCTGATCGAAGAGCGCGACAGCGTGGAAAGCTGGCACGACATCTACCCCGGCCTCGCCCCGCAAATTCTGTCCTATAAAAAGAAGGGCAAAAACGCGGCCCTGTTGATCGAACACCTGCCGGGCCTCACCTTCGAACACATCTTGTTGCAAGAAGACGACGAGCACTTGGCACGTGCGCTCAAACGATTAACCAAAACACTCAAAGCGGTGTGGGGTGAAACCAAAAAGAAGAAGGCTGTTCCGGCACTGCACATGCGACAATTGAAAAAACGCTTAAAGAGTGTGCAAGACATTCACCCGGACTTTGCCCGTCCGCCCAAATCCGTATGTGGGACCAAGGTCGCATCCCTTGAAGACTTGCTGGCGCGTGCAGAAACTTTGGAACAAAAGTTCGCCCCCCCCTTTTCCGTTTATATCCACGGCGATTTCAACTTGGACAACATCATCTTCGACAGTGACGGTAAGAAGATCCATTTTGTTGACCTGCATCGCAGCTGTTACATGGATTATGTGCAAGACGTTGCAGTCTTTATGGTGTCGAACTATCGTTTGCAGGTGTTGGACAAAACCACCCGCCGCAGGATACACGACGTTGTTGTCGACTTTCACGCGTTCGCTCACGAGTTCGCCCAAAAGAACGGCGACAAAACGTTTGAGCTGCGCTTGGCCCTGGGCTTGGCGCGTTCGTTCATCACCTCGACCCGCTTTATCTTGGATCAGACCTTGGCGCGCAATATGTATCTGCGCGGACTTTATATCTTAGAGCGCCTCAACAGTGTCTCGGCAAAAAATGCAAAGTCGTTCAAGCTTCCCATTGAGGAGTTGTTTTCATGA
- a CDS encoding NapC/NirT family cytochrome c, which translates to MKSLLKWVWHDTSKPVFAAIVFAAGVIMWGGFNTAMEVTNTMTFCVSCHEMRDNVYAEYQKTVHYQNRSGVRAICSDCHVPKSWGHKVIRKIKATKEVFHWALGTIDTPEKFDAHRLQLARNVWEEMESNGSRECKNCHAYDAMHAEKQGDRAKKAMKVAAEKEIACIACHKGLAHKLPNFEKHFATLTQALNDAVAKDDLSGNTVVAASKNAVYMDKDEKSEKAFDANPLTQMNVLERDGDWLKVRLDAWDREGGVKLFKKPGPQMEIAKLGFGGMDTVQQTEEFIDKETELTWHKVNIEGWVKKGALVSDASVVRKYADELWRTDCQLCHTLYPATQYVARDWVKETKAMRRFTKLEPDMLELVKIYLQDGSKDMVSTK; encoded by the coding sequence ATGAAATCGCTTTTGAAATGGGTATGGCACGACACGTCGAAGCCCGTCTTCGCCGCCATTGTGTTTGCAGCCGGTGTCATCATGTGGGGCGGGTTCAACACGGCCATGGAAGTTACCAACACCATGACGTTCTGTGTCTCATGCCACGAAATGCGAGACAACGTGTACGCTGAGTATCAAAAAACCGTTCACTACCAAAACCGCAGCGGTGTGCGCGCGATCTGCTCCGATTGCCACGTGCCCAAAAGCTGGGGTCACAAAGTGATCCGCAAAATCAAAGCCACAAAAGAAGTCTTTCATTGGGCCTTGGGCACCATCGACACACCTGAGAAATTCGACGCCCATCGTTTGCAACTGGCCCGCAATGTTTGGGAAGAAATGGAATCCAATGGCTCACGCGAATGCAAAAACTGCCACGCGTATGATGCCATGCACGCCGAAAAACAAGGCGACCGCGCAAAGAAAGCGATGAAGGTCGCCGCTGAAAAAGAAATCGCCTGTATTGCCTGTCACAAAGGCCTCGCCCACAAGCTGCCAAACTTTGAAAAACACTTCGCGACACTGACGCAAGCTTTGAACGACGCTGTCGCCAAAGACGACTTGTCCGGCAACACCGTTGTCGCGGCTTCTAAAAATGCAGTCTATATGGACAAGGATGAAAAATCCGAAAAAGCGTTTGACGCCAATCCACTGACTCAAATGAACGTGTTGGAGCGCGACGGCGATTGGTTGAAAGTTCGCCTGGACGCATGGGACCGTGAAGGCGGCGTGAAGCTGTTCAAAAAGCCGGGCCCACAAATGGAAATCGCCAAGCTTGGGTTCGGCGGCATGGACACGGTCCAACAAACCGAAGAGTTCATCGACAAGGAAACCGAGCTCACGTGGCACAAAGTCAACATTGAAGGCTGGGTCAAAAAGGGCGCTTTAGTTTCCGACGCATCCGTAGTCCGTAAGTATGCCGACGAGTTGTGGCGCACCGATTGCCAACTCTGCCACACCCTATATCCCGCGACCCAATACGTGGCCCGCGATTGGGTTAAAGAAACCAAAGCCATGCGCCGGTTCACAAAATTGGAACCGGACATGTTGGAGCTTGTGAAGATTTATCTTCAAGACGGCTCCAAAGACATGGTCTCTACGAAGTAG
- a CDS encoding sulfurtransferase, which produces MRLPNKIPSFYVFFVPFICAFLLQISGVQSAETPPALIGPDQMLTLQKKHAGQVRIVHVSGPEILKQSGWLIDYDGLPGMLPTAQQLSSAAKQSGLAPDDHIVIWPSQTGVWAYAAATRLFWTLRMMGHKHLYFLEGGVVDKGQSNIATSSQYPVETLSSKWITNMGGVYAGDDYQTPPLDIRDAERSEGYTTHPLVYDPGTIYGALNIPPVAFFENGLFKTKEQLRALMDDVIGKPPGPVVVFSDTGLRASIGWFVIHEIIGLKDVRLYDGGYIDWDAQGGETYDERNDMGDALG; this is translated from the coding sequence ATGCGACTGCCCAATAAAATTCCGTCTTTTTATGTCTTTTTTGTACCCTTTATCTGTGCCTTTTTGCTGCAAATTTCCGGGGTTCAAAGTGCAGAAACACCACCTGCGTTGATCGGCCCAGACCAAATGCTCACGCTTCAAAAGAAGCACGCAGGACAAGTGCGTATCGTGCATGTGTCTGGCCCCGAAATACTGAAGCAGTCAGGCTGGCTCATTGATTATGACGGGCTGCCGGGAATGTTGCCGACGGCACAGCAGTTATCCAGTGCTGCAAAACAATCCGGCTTAGCACCTGATGATCACATTGTTATCTGGCCGAGCCAAACAGGGGTTTGGGCGTATGCGGCGGCGACACGCTTATTTTGGACATTGCGTATGATGGGGCACAAACATCTCTATTTCTTGGAAGGTGGTGTGGTGGATAAAGGCCAATCCAACATAGCGACTTCGTCTCAATACCCAGTTGAAACCTTGTCCAGTAAGTGGATCACAAATATGGGCGGTGTTTATGCAGGGGATGATTATCAAACGCCACCATTGGACATTCGTGATGCCGAACGCAGCGAAGGCTATACGACGCATCCCTTGGTGTATGACCCGGGCACAATCTATGGGGCGCTTAACATTCCGCCCGTTGCTTTTTTTGAGAACGGCCTGTTCAAAACCAAAGAGCAATTGCGCGCGTTAATGGATGACGTGATCGGAAAACCGCCCGGGCCGGTGGTGGTGTTCAGCGATACGGGCCTACGCGCTTCTATCGGTTGGTTTGTCATTCACGAAATTATAGGATTGAAAGATGTGCGCCTGTATGACGGCGGCTATATCGATTGGGACGCTCAAGGCGGGGAGACGTATGACGAGCGCAACGATATGGGGGATGCACTGGGTTAA
- a CDS encoding invasion associated locus B family protein: MSKWVLSLVLVATLGVFSSISNPVSASEESTAAPNTKGEVLHKTIGAWQAQCFVDKSSPDPYCRIMVKHFFNKTQKGLDFVQFGPAFDRGQVGFVVASYYGYALESHITVGIDDHPPINMPSPQKGNSIVAPPDIADVLVKQMKSGKEIYVEFKSPVRGKKKLTYPLAGFDELKAEASRVMASADK; the protein is encoded by the coding sequence ATGTCGAAATGGGTTTTGTCTTTGGTCCTGGTTGCTACGTTGGGGGTGTTCAGCAGCATTTCCAATCCTGTCTCCGCCAGCGAAGAATCTACAGCTGCCCCCAACACAAAAGGTGAAGTTCTGCACAAGACCATTGGGGCTTGGCAGGCGCAGTGTTTTGTCGACAAGTCCAGCCCGGACCCGTATTGCCGGATTATGGTGAAGCACTTTTTCAACAAAACGCAAAAGGGATTGGATTTCGTCCAGTTCGGTCCCGCGTTCGATCGCGGCCAAGTCGGTTTTGTGGTGGCGTCGTATTACGGTTATGCTCTGGAAAGTCACATCACAGTCGGCATCGACGATCATCCGCCGATCAATATGCCGTCCCCTCAAAAAGGGAACTCCATTGTTGCGCCGCCTGACATTGCAGACGTTTTGGTCAAACAGATGAAAAGCGGCAAAGAAATTTATGTCGAGTTTAAATCACCCGTGCGGGGAAAGAAAAAGCTCACCTATCCGCTGGCCGGTTTTGATGAATTGAAGGCCGAAGCGTCTCGCGTGATGGCGTCTGCAGACAAATAG
- a CDS encoding amphi-Trp domain-containing protein, producing MKHNGRFRHESLQDNKTIQDLLQAITKGVGSGKVTLEDDKGKLVMEPAGMLRLKINAAVEDGQNKLDVRITWQSDDVSTSKKAPSVK from the coding sequence ATGAAGCATAACGGACGCTTTCGACACGAATCCCTGCAAGACAACAAAACCATTCAAGACTTGCTCCAAGCCATCACCAAAGGTGTCGGTTCCGGCAAAGTGACGCTGGAAGATGACAAAGGCAAGCTGGTGATGGAGCCCGCAGGTATGCTGCGGTTAAAAATCAATGCGGCTGTTGAGGACGGTCAAAACAAATTAGACGTGCGCATCACATGGCAAAGTGACGACGTATCGACCTCTAAGAAAGCACCTTCGGTAAAATAA
- a CDS encoding tetratricopeptide repeat protein: MKKIISSAALALALFTSGAFAAGTSPAMEASSIDKGLAAITDEKYDVARTEFMAAAGHGNPMGYYHLGAMYHRGLGGERSQVKALENYRKAADQGVPEAEFAMGLFYQHGKAFLQKNPDTAVDWYTKAARQGSAAAMYNLGMMYATGEAVPITYGSNPDYIKARGWFLITREAMASPGDEAKVDGILKELESHMTPRQMNKSKEFQDEWNKQNS, from the coding sequence ATGAAAAAAATCATCTCCTCCGCAGCCCTTGCCCTCGCTCTTTTTACAAGCGGCGCGTTTGCTGCAGGCACGTCTCCCGCCATGGAAGCCAGCTCCATCGATAAAGGCTTGGCAGCCATAACAGACGAAAAATACGACGTGGCGCGCACCGAATTCATGGCGGCCGCCGGGCACGGAAACCCCATGGGGTATTACCATCTGGGCGCCATGTATCATCGTGGCCTTGGCGGCGAACGCTCTCAAGTCAAAGCGCTGGAAAACTACCGCAAAGCTGCGGATCAAGGTGTCCCTGAAGCAGAGTTCGCCATGGGGCTGTTTTATCAACACGGCAAAGCCTTTCTCCAAAAGAACCCTGACACGGCCGTCGATTGGTACACCAAAGCCGCCCGCCAAGGCAGTGCCGCGGCGATGTATAACCTGGGCATGATGTACGCCACAGGTGAAGCTGTGCCTATTACCTATGGATCCAATCCCGACTACATCAAAGCGCGCGGCTGGTTTCTCATCACACGCGAAGCCATGGCGTCACCGGGCGATGAAGCGAAAGTTGACGGCATCCTCAAAGAGTTGGAAAGCCATATGACGCCGCGTCAAATGAACAAATCCAAAGAATTTCAAGACGAGTGGAATAAGCAAAATAGCTAA